The window TGTTCTACAGAAGTCTCAATAGGAACATATGCTTCgttaagggtcttgatcaataCCTTCTGATGTTCGGTGGAGTTCATCGGCAAAGCCAACAAGGAGACTTGTTCGGGAAATTTTCGAAGCTGATCGATCACCTCATAATccgccattttcatcttttgaaagaaAGTCTCCGCTTATTCGGTACTCACGGGCTTCTTAGATGGGAAGTGCTTTCGAGTGTCATTGTTTACCTCTTCCAAGTTAGAATACTTTTCAACggggttattttcttgaacttctccTGAGATTACTTTGCCCTTATAGGTCACCAccgttttgttgtagttccaaggcaCAGCAGTAGGATCTGTCATGGGCCTCTGTGGCGCGCgtccaataaccacgggctcactcAGCCTTGGTGGATTAATTGGCCCCCGCATCACATAGGCTCCTTTGGGCACATACATTTGGGCTGCCTTGTTCAGCTCGAATCTCCTACGAGGACTCAAAGTCATCTGTTTTTCTTTTCGGCCTTGAGGGATATAGAGAACAGCACCTTTGGGAGGTGTTGCCCCAATCCCCACTTCAACATTCTTCTCTGATTTTGGAGGggtggttttgttctttttctcccctttgtCTTGCTTCAGGGCAGCTTTTGGTTTTTTTTCTACGTCAGCAATGGCATGATGGCCTTCAATGCCGGGTCAAATTccttgtcctcacaaatcattccgattacCGGCCCATTGTTGTGGGCCGGCAGCGAGTTGTTAGTCACATTGGGAATatcttcatcccttagcactatcttccttTGTTCTATCAAGTTTTCCACGGCTCTCTTCagagtccaacagtcatccaTGTCATGCCCTTTTgcccctgagtgataggcacatcggGTACCGGCTCTGTAAGCGGGTGATGTTGGGTTTCTCCTAGTTTGAGGAACCGGCTAGAGCAGACCCATTTGGACAAGTTTTGGAAACAGACTGGAGTAGGATTCGCCGATTAGTGTGAAATTTGGTCTTCTAGGTGGCTCACAAGggggaaaattattttgtggaggaCGGGGGTTGTAGGGGTTTTGGTAAGGAGGCTGGTTTCTAAGAAATGGAGCTTGGTTACGGTTGGCTTGTTGCTATGGACGGACATAAGGTTGAGCATTCATGACCGTGTATGGATGAGGAGCATAGGCCATGTCTtggtgggggtaatagtgttgcgGGGTCCTTTCTGGGAGAAGGGATCTGGGAGTACGGTGTTTTCTTGTACCCGACGctgccatggatgtttcttcctttttcttacCTTTTGCTATTCCTCCGgacccaccctgaatggcttgggaAGTAGCTCTGATAGAGgattggcttagaattcgacCCGTTTTCAACCCGCTTTCAACCATTTCACCAATCTTGATGGCTTTAGCGAATGGTTTACCCATGGtggacatcatattttggaagtacTCAGCTTCCTGAGCTTGTAAGAAAAATGTGACCATTTTGACCTCATCCATCGGAGGTTTTACCCTAGATGCCTGCTCTTGCCATTTAACTGCGTACTCCCGGAAGCTTTTCGaggatttctttttcaagttcgtCAACGAGTTCCTATCTtgagcaatatcaatgttgtactggaactgCCTGACAAAGTCTCTAGCAAGATCATCCCAGATGTGCCAGCGGGATAtatcctggtccatataccactcagaagcgatgccaaccagactttctccgaaataggccatgagcagttcttcctttccaccggCCTCTGGCAATTgattgcaatatttcttgagatgagcaataggatcaccgtgcccatcgtacttctcaaattttggggttttgaatcccaatggtaGGTGCACATGGGGAAACATGCACAAGTCGGCATGGGATACACTTTTCTGTCCACTCAggccttgtatgcttttgagactctGTTCCATACTTCTCATCTTCCTCACAATCTCTTCTTGCTCGGGAGTTTTGGCGGTCTTTTCTTGCCCCGCAGTGAACTCAAATTGGGGCGGCTGAGAGTAAGTATAAGTGGGAAACTGAGGAGGTTCCATTTGGAAGGTGGGTGTTTGGAAGGTGAAAGCTGAGGGGTCAAAACTGGGCCTCGACAGTATAGGTTGTGTTGTGGCTGAGCATAGGGGAGCGGTGAAGATATTCGAAGCTGCACCGGACATTGATacctgggggcgaacctcagaaggtgttcccacAAAATGAGCTGAAATAGTTGGGTGTCCTAATGGGGTATTTAGGTGACTGATCGGAATAGTGAAAGTACCACTTGCTCTAGGAAAACGTTCAGGGAATCCCGTGATGGCGCTTGGTGGCTCTCTTCCATTTGCccaagcgtcccacatttccataaCCTGAAGACGCAGGATTCTGTTTTCTTTGGCAGCTGCCGATTTTAGGTTCGGGATGCCTGAGATAGGACTGTCATCCATGATGGGAATTGTTGGCAGAgtcatttctgaagacatttcgatGCTCCCTTTTGATCTAGTAAAGTATGGGTGtgaagccaggttaccacaaaaaccaaccaccgttcTATAAAAACCTGAACTAATTACAGCAGCAAatggttagtttgaaacaaataacagacaggtaatcacatgttggggtgtgatgcacctatacagttaaatgtgtttctacatgttttgcaacggttgcatgtttcatcccagcTTTACTTActactttttttattattttttccaattaCACTCTCTCTCTcaacatttttcttcttttggttattctttctcttctctcttttatttttgggttatgatcgaatcctatgtagattgcctacgtatcatgaccccgcatgaatcagaccaagcgtagttctgggggcgttaaaaatgtaaaaataaataatagaatattttggaatttttaattCTTCATAAAAAGGAAATACTCTGGATACAATGATTTAAAGTTAAAAGactcaaaaaggaaaacaacagaCTCCAAAAACAGGATGACAATACAGACTCAAGAACACCAGTAAAACTAACAGTCTTCAACAGAAAAGAAAGATACAGACTCCAGTAAAATcaagaatacattaatgctcctggtgcccgtgggacatcattcggtctcgccgcgggcctaaaTGCTAGATCTCCTTGCAGTCGCTCCAAATCACGCATAACGTGGCAGACAAAAGTCGTCACTGCAGCGAAAAAGGTGGTACGAGTCATGTCTTTGCACGCTTGGCATTTCATGGTAATGTATTCAGCGATGGTTCTGATCCTTTCTCTAATTCTGCCATTTTCCTGAAGCAACCGCCCTATCTGCTGATTCCGGGCTTCCAACACTTGAGAGTCATGaaggtgttgatcttgcaactgctGCATTCCTTCCTCCATTTGAGCCATCAAGTCATAACAGTATTCTATATCGGCTTTGAAATCTTTAGCCTGCTTGGCTGCCTCGTTCTCGAGAGTGGTTACCTTTCTTCTTAGGCTAGTGATAGTCCCTTCATAGttcctcttcatttgttgcacaaaccGTGCCCGCTCTTCTGCCTTCTTTGTCCATTGTGCCCGGATTTTTGCTAGACTAGCTTCAGActtttccaggtcttcttgacATTCAAGGACGTTTTTTTTAAGACCGCTTATAAGTCTTTCGTCAGCTCagcttctttccgggtttctgacagctattttcatcttccggatctgagctttgagggcctcatttttctgagttagttttttcttttctccctcgtCTGCAGCGGCTTGaacaccattttcaaactgaagctCCATGACTCGCCTTTCCAGCTGTCTTATTTtggccctgtactcgttttctttggtcaaccagtcccacTGCACCTGGGCCCCATCGGTGAACTGTTGGACATGGGTCTCTTTGCAGGCCTTTCAGAAATCTGGAATCTTTTGCCGAACCAGACAATATACTTAGGGTCCACTTCAGCTCTGGCTAgatctcgcaccatggtcttaggttcaagaaaTCTACATTCATTCCATACTTGGCGAATTTTCCCTTCTGGAAATGTGGCTTTCGGGCCCAATTCAATGACATgtttactcaaatcttcatcattggGGATGGTTTGAAACCTTCCTAATTGGCACCAAACCCTGtgtggagcataaggctggatgctccggatgcccatCAGGAGGAGGTAACACACTTCAGCTGACATGTACACTGCTTCGGTGGCGGGAAGCCATCCGAATGCCCACTCAATTTTATCGTCAGTCAAGGATCTCAAATGTGCAAGCCAAGCTTCAGTACCTTCGGGGAATTCAATACCTGCCACTCGGCTTTCAAACTATTCAATGCAACTCAAACGGTCAAACCGTAATTCATATACCCCACCTGgtggcagagatgttcttgcatccATAACTGTAGTAGCAGATTGCAGCCTTGGAAAAACTGTCCTCCTTCCCGACAGATAGTCAAGGCTTGGTAAATTTCAGATAAGATCAGAGAAATCACAGTGTTGTTGGTTTTCTTGATCGCCACATCGATCATTCCCACAAGACCTATCTCTATATTACCATCTTTTTGCGGACAAACTACAACACCCAAGAAGGCTACCATAAAAGCTAAACCCCGCCTTGCctcccatttgtctttattttcaGCATGGGTTAGACCAGTGTTCGGCTCTTCAAAACCCTGGGGGTTACCATATCGATGACACAAGAACTAGAGCGTGCAATACCCCTCAGATAAGTTTTCGTCCCGAATATCCCGACTAATACTTAGCAAATCCAGAAATCTGTGGGGAGATACCGGCCTTGGTGACAATGGATATCGACTTCTAAGGTTTCCATTAAGGCCCGCATAACCTGCAACCTCCTCCAATGTAggtgtgagctcaaagtcagagaaaGGGAACACATTGCAAGTCAGGTCCCAAAAAGGTATTAAGGCTTCAATTATGTCCGACCTTGGCTTGACGTTCAATAGTCCGACAAGGCCTCCCAGAACTCTTACCACTATTTCTCTACTGCCttttcctagatcattccaccacatgtgaaGCTTTAAGGGGATCTCATCAAGGACTATGAAGGGTTCAATTTCATTtttgctcatcctgcacatttattaaggtgatttaataaCTCATTTTGACCCAAAAGAGTAACACCATTTTTCAAAGTTTTGcttcaaaaataaaatccgaTTTTGCGGATActgcctttcagcacttcggggaagaagattttaaggttgtgccgGTTAACCGTTAAAAATGAACcaaggtggctattcttgcaaaaacagccttctggcgcccttttggggacattcggcttattacaaacaagaatggcatcacccgatttatttgtgacaaaaattaaaattatggtattttgggctatttttgcaaaaagggaagttggacccgatgagggttgcctacgtatcccacatccggtgagaatcaaactgacgtagttcgggcagattggacgAAAATAAACTAACTAATTCTAAAACcaaaactttctttttctttttctttttttttcaaaattttagcagagtttcagtatattttggacactgatttctcaaaacaattaatTATCTCTCTGAGCCCTCACATTGAGTTTCTTTTTCTCaacttttctcctattattcataAGTCGGTCAACATgtaaatccgaagcaaataaatgcaaaagtagcaagtaagatgcatcaggatggtcttttcatttcgagtacacctgtcctagacagacccaacccctgtgttgagtctccaagatcaaatgcatgtgatgcaaacaaacgttcctactagggatccggcatgaggctttgtaatactaggtttaaaacttgggtttattgttctagacctggcttacccgagcggacaactcgagccgaggggggcagcgtaccaggaatacagaagcttcaccggcttagcaacttatctgaacctcgttctaaaatgggAAAAGACTCCAGACAGAAGAGAAGCCACAtgaagtgcacccttctccatgatttagaagactcatagagaagaaatggtttcgtagcagtttatatacagttcacaaaatattaaagcggtaaaagcatttaGCAcgttaggctcaaacatgtaggaaaatcagataatagataaagccaatcataacagctattctgagctcaaattcttgaaccctgaactagagattctgggttcgttccccagtagagtcgccagagctgtcacacctcctttttacatacccgaaggtaatacaagggagtttttccaatttaagtgatattattcgaaatgggattatttattcatttttattcagagtcgccacttgggatggtgtgctttctggtgtcccaagtcaccggtttattttagatcccaaattgaggaaatttcgactttccttttgaagtctgcgaactagaaattctgaataaggaattctgttaacccgagggaaggtgttaggcacccccggattccgtggttctaacacagTCGCTTAAACTAACATAATTaccctattatctgattttaatacatgttttagactaggtataattttaaattattaatcacttttaattattttaaagaagatttaacgtcgtttaaaacatgtctttggatcgcgccacatgaaatgcacccgcaatccgaaacacattttattcaacgttgttaaaatttggatttgggtcacatgaaatgcacacccgagtttaggaaggtaatattattgaAATGACGCTCCTAAAGCAGCTATGAGTtcttaactttgcgagggccatggagaTTTGCTAAATGGCGAACCTCGAATTCTAaagattttttaaagaaataattaaatgagggccacgcatttgaaattttatttggcaTGTCACACCGCGATTCCGATTTTAAAAGGAAACTCAAACTAAACTTcgagggccataaactatatcTTATTTAATATGGCGCACCTCAAATCTAATTatccaaaaattcttatttttcgaaattgtgagggccatagactatttaTCTAATAATGCACGCCCCATCTAAGTagaaatactcttttttttttgtagctaAAGTCATTGATTGCATGATGGGTATTTACGCAGGCTCGTTGGGCTTCTGAACATAGAAAAGGCCCAGAGGGAGAAATGCGTGAAGGGCAGCCCAGGCCAGTTAAACTCTTCAAACTGACTGGGCCAACGTTGAGCCTAAATCACAGGACAATAGGCTGTACgaaaattacttaaatatagaTTAATTAAAGCTCGAGACATCTGAAAATTGAATTAACATCTTTAAACGAGACTTCTATCTCAATCCTAGCCTTATTGAATTAATCAAACTTTTTTAAGAACATGGACAAGTGCTGAAACTAGGGGGTCTCATATCAAACCCACACAAGGGCCAAATTTCATGGCTATGGGCTGGTATTCTCTGGGCTTCAAATTAAGCCCACCAGCCTCAGCACTTCGCATTTTCAGTATACATATGAAGACAAAACAAATAACATTTTTATGACATTAAGCTCCAACC is drawn from Nicotiana tabacum cultivar K326 chromosome 22, ASM71507v2, whole genome shotgun sequence and contains these coding sequences:
- the LOC142175977 gene encoding uncharacterized protein LOC142175977 produces the protein MCRMSKNEIEPFIVLDEIPLKLHMWWNDLGKGSREIVVRVLGGLVGLLNVKPRSDIIEALIPFWDLTCNVFPFSDFELTPTLEEVAGYAGLNGNLRSRYPLSPRPGFEEPNTGLTHAENKDKWEARRGLAFMVAFLGVVVCPQKDGNIEIGLVGMIDVAIKKTNNTVISLILSEIYQALTICREGGQFFQGCNLLLQLWMQEHLCHQFESRVAGIEFPEGTEAWLAHLRSLTDDKIEWAFGWLPATEAVYMSAEVCYLLLMGIRSIQPYAPHRVWCQLGRFQTIPNDEDLSKHVIELGPKATFPEGKIRQVWNECRFLEPKTMVRDLARAEVDPKYIVWFGKRFQISERPAKRPMSNSSPMGPRCSGTG